One region of Haloprofundus salilacus genomic DNA includes:
- a CDS encoding 30S ribosomal protein S13 codes for MSAEEPQDGSTEEEEENLRYFVRIGQTDLDGTKSVERSLTDMNGIGKRTARIVAETAGVDRTATFGRLDEEDIDAVVSAVENLADEIPPWLTNRQNDFYTGETTHRIGNDLQQKRRHDINRMQMINSYKGIRHQRGQKVRGQRTKSTGRTEGTIGVNVEAIREEAEAEEGEDE; via the coding sequence ATGAGTGCAGAAGAACCACAGGACGGCTCGACCGAAGAGGAGGAGGAGAACCTCCGATATTTCGTCCGCATCGGGCAGACGGACCTCGACGGGACGAAGTCGGTCGAGCGGAGCCTGACAGATATGAACGGTATCGGCAAGCGCACCGCGCGCATCGTCGCCGAGACCGCGGGTGTCGACCGAACCGCGACGTTCGGTCGCCTCGACGAGGAGGACATCGACGCCGTCGTTTCGGCCGTCGAGAACCTCGCAGACGAGATTCCCCCGTGGCTCACCAACCGGCAGAACGATTTCTACACCGGTGAGACGACGCATCGAATCGGCAACGACCTGCAGCAGAAACGCCGCCACGACATCAACCGGATGCAGATGATCAACTCCTACAAGGGCATCCGGCACCAGCGCGGCCAGAAGGTCCGCGGCCAGCGGACGAAGTCCACCGGCCGCACCGAGGGAACCATCGGCGTCAACGTCGAAGCCATCCGCGAGGAAGCGGAAGCAGAGGAGGGTGAAGACGAATGA
- a CDS encoding 30S ribosomal protein S4, whose translation MTTGKNTKSYETPNHPYQGERIAREGDLLGRYGLKNKEELWRAQSELRSFRREARRLLGNAQGDIDEAGVEGADFLNRLRRLGILSESDDISEILSLDVTDLLERRLQTVAYRKGLGNTPKQARQFITHGHVTIEGARVTVPSKKVEVDEEPTVSFEENSPLADELHPERAEAQE comes from the coding sequence ATGACGACCGGCAAGAACACCAAGTCCTACGAGACGCCGAACCACCCGTACCAGGGTGAACGCATCGCCCGCGAGGGCGACCTGCTCGGCCGTTACGGGCTGAAGAACAAAGAAGAACTCTGGCGCGCGCAGTCGGAGCTTCGCTCGTTCCGCCGCGAGGCACGACGCCTCCTCGGCAACGCGCAGGGCGACATCGACGAGGCCGGCGTCGAGGGCGCGGACTTCCTCAACCGCCTGCGTCGACTCGGCATCCTGAGCGAGAGCGACGACATCAGCGAGATCCTCTCGCTGGACGTCACCGACCTGCTCGAACGCCGTCTCCAGACGGTCGCCTACCGCAAAGGTCTCGGCAACACGCCGAAGCAGGCGCGGCAGTTCATCACCCACGGCCACGTCACCATCGAGGGCGCGCGCGTCACCGTCCCCTCGAAGAAGGTCGAGGTCGACGAAGAGCCCACCGTGAGCTTCGAGGAGAACTCGCCGCTCGCGGACGAACTACACCCTGAGCGCGCGGAGGCCCAAGAATGA
- a CDS encoding 3-keto-5-aminohexanoate cleavage protein translates to MSYDDYLDGKPAVVTAALTGGVQGKEAHPNLPETPAEIAAAAATCEAAGASIVHLHARRESGERAFSTERFQEVTDAVRDATDDIVIQHSTGGTGAPDELRAEPLRTDPAPEMASLDMGPLNRYDRLTSENTRATVRMLHNEMRERGIKPELEVFNDGHLNESLAIVDELDSPPYFNLIFGPGTLSVPHPRSLQTMVSHLPEDAEFNVLGFGRHQLPLTTMGMLLGGHVRVGLEDNIYYRKGELAESNAQFVERAVRIAGELGRPIATPAQAREILGL, encoded by the coding sequence ATGAGCTACGACGACTACCTCGACGGTAAACCGGCCGTCGTCACCGCGGCGCTGACCGGGGGCGTTCAGGGCAAGGAAGCGCACCCGAATCTGCCGGAGACGCCGGCGGAGATCGCGGCAGCGGCCGCCACGTGCGAGGCGGCCGGGGCGAGCATCGTCCACCTCCACGCCCGCCGAGAGAGCGGCGAACGGGCGTTCTCGACCGAGCGGTTTCAGGAAGTGACCGACGCGGTCCGGGACGCGACGGACGACATCGTGATACAGCACTCGACTGGTGGGACCGGTGCGCCGGACGAGTTGCGGGCAGAACCACTCCGAACGGACCCCGCCCCGGAGATGGCGTCGCTCGACATGGGACCGCTGAACCGCTACGACCGTCTCACGAGCGAGAACACGCGGGCGACGGTGCGGATGCTCCACAACGAGATGCGCGAGCGGGGAATCAAGCCCGAGTTGGAGGTGTTCAACGACGGGCACCTCAACGAGTCTTTGGCCATCGTCGACGAGCTCGACTCGCCGCCGTACTTCAACCTCATCTTCGGCCCGGGGACGCTGTCGGTGCCGCACCCGCGAAGCCTCCAAACGATGGTGTCGCACCTTCCCGAGGACGCGGAGTTCAACGTGCTCGGCTTCGGCCGCCACCAGCTGCCGCTGACGACGATGGGGATGCTGTTGGGCGGGCACGTCCGCGTGGGATTGGAGGACAACATCTACTACCGAAAGGGAGAGTTGGCCGAGAGCAACGCGCAGTTCGTCGAGCGCGCGGTTCGCATCGCCGGGGAACTCGGACGGCCGATCGCGACGCCCGCGCAGGCGCGGGAAATTCTGGGTCTCTGA
- a CDS encoding 30S ribosomal protein S11, whose product MSETSEETWGIAHVYASFNNTVITITDQTGAETIAKSSGGTVVKQNRDEASPYAAMQMAEVVAEEVKAAGIDGVHVRVRGPGGNLNKSPGPGAQATIRALARAGLEIGRIEDVTPIPHDGTRAPKNRRF is encoded by the coding sequence ATGAGCGAAACCAGCGAAGAGACGTGGGGAATCGCCCACGTGTACGCGTCGTTCAACAACACGGTCATCACCATCACCGACCAGACCGGTGCCGAGACCATCGCTAAATCCAGCGGTGGGACCGTGGTGAAGCAGAACCGTGACGAGGCGTCGCCGTACGCGGCGATGCAGATGGCCGAAGTCGTGGCCGAGGAGGTCAAGGCGGCGGGCATCGACGGCGTTCACGTCCGCGTTCGCGGACCCGGCGGGAACCTCAACAAGTCCCCCGGACCCGGCGCCCAGGCGACCATCCGAGCGCTCGCTCGTGCCGGACTCGAAATCGGCCGCATCGAGGACGTGACGCCGATTCCGCACGACGGCACCCGCGCTCCCAAAAACCGCAGGTTCTGA